A part of Desulfomicrobium baculatum DSM 4028 genomic DNA contains:
- a CDS encoding DEAD/DEAH box helicase, whose amino-acid sequence MYQEQEPARRFLVADEVGLGKTLVARGLIASIVDHLKAKGVERIDVIYICSNADIARQNVSRLNITGRSAFFCPERLTLLPTRVRDLQTNSLNFISFTPGTTFNHGHRTGTKRERHLIYQMLRSRLHVSPNGLARLLQGNAGDGWRTEVNSDLDFDNGIADTFYSAICASSTISREIIELCAIYHDGRRSIHDEQRQRCLQLVGNLRRLLAKSCLDALRPNLVILDEFQRFKDLLGDPEENPVAELAQELFNYPNPDLRVLLLSATPYKMFARDDEEEDHYRDFLQTMGFLLDSPASLARLEEDLRMFRRALQAAGNEDDFEGLATIKNSVEGCLRRVMCRTERICATTRRDAMVVEKRPTLPLAAGDLADLRLVDAVGREVGNPDTLEYWKSSPYLLNFMKDYKLKQKLRERLTTRGTETNSILEILRNHPQGLLDKKRFAAYAALEPANARLRLLFQEVVDSGLWRLLWLPPSLPYWRPEGAFAFVRQATKTLIFSGWNVVPDAIATMLSYEVERLMVREAGRKVAYDNLAKRFQINLRLKGDPAKPQFAFRNQASHMTLALLFPSTTLAALADPLELASTTGKCPLLAEVRAIVAQRIRERLEPLVPSGLEDAEPDSDWYWRAIIFLERDNSHLFRDWCATHWSSARTGNFEDEGPDESDRFGRFLQSWLRTWDGVENCTGRPPDDLCEILADIALAGPAVCALRALHRASPGLKLDDLTLRNSAVFVAKGLCKQFNSPEATALVKGKKKASNFWQQVLTYCAEGNLQALLDEQVHVLRESLGLLDSTDEQTAKGIAEELHTALSIRTSTLRPDEIRVRRDRAVIDHFPIRCHYAMRFGEREEDKSVARKEAVRSAFNSPFRPFVLASTSVGQEGLDFHVWCHSVVHWNLPANPVDLEQREGRVHRYKGHAVRKNVADAFGLNALAGTSTLGKDPWRILFEQAHATRNDGCNDLVPYWIFETEGGAKVERRILAIPYSRDEGRYRRLQRSLALYRMVFGQPRQEDLLEYLISQFGPDQASHIAERWSIRLEPPGPPQR is encoded by the coding sequence ATGTACCAGGAACAGGAGCCAGCGCGACGTTTTCTGGTGGCAGACGAAGTCGGCTTAGGGAAGACCCTGGTGGCCCGCGGTCTCATTGCCTCCATTGTCGACCACTTGAAAGCCAAAGGAGTGGAACGGATCGATGTGATTTACATCTGTTCCAATGCAGACATCGCCCGGCAAAATGTAAGTCGATTGAACATCACTGGCCGGTCGGCCTTCTTCTGTCCTGAGCGATTGACTCTGTTACCAACTCGTGTCCGTGACCTCCAAACTAATTCCCTTAATTTCATCAGCTTCACCCCTGGTACGACCTTCAATCATGGGCATCGGACCGGAACGAAACGAGAGCGTCATCTCATTTACCAGATGCTCCGCTCGCGCCTTCATGTTTCACCCAATGGACTCGCTCGTCTGCTGCAGGGCAACGCAGGAGATGGCTGGCGAACTGAAGTTAATTCAGATCTGGACTTCGATAATGGCATTGCTGACACATTTTATAGCGCTATTTGTGCATCTTCAACCATAAGTAGGGAGATTATTGAACTTTGTGCCATCTACCACGATGGCCGGCGAAGCATCCATGATGAGCAGCGGCAGCGTTGTCTTCAGCTCGTCGGAAACCTCCGCCGGCTTCTGGCAAAGAGTTGTCTAGACGCATTGAGGCCGAATTTAGTCATTCTCGACGAGTTTCAACGGTTCAAAGACCTGCTTGGCGATCCGGAAGAAAATCCGGTTGCTGAACTTGCCCAGGAGCTGTTCAACTATCCCAACCCCGATCTGCGCGTTCTGCTCCTGTCGGCTACCCCTTACAAAATGTTCGCCCGGGATGACGAAGAGGAAGACCATTACCGGGACTTCCTGCAGACAATGGGCTTTCTTTTAGACAGCCCGGCTTCACTAGCTAGGTTGGAGGAGGATCTCCGAATGTTCCGCCGCGCTCTGCAGGCGGCCGGGAATGAGGACGATTTTGAGGGGCTAGCGACGATCAAAAACAGCGTGGAGGGGTGTCTGCGTCGGGTGATGTGCCGTACGGAAAGGATTTGCGCCACCACCAGACGTGACGCCATGGTCGTCGAGAAGCGGCCCACTCTACCGCTGGCGGCAGGCGATTTGGCCGACCTGCGCCTAGTCGATGCGGTAGGTCGCGAAGTGGGAAATCCCGATACGCTCGAATACTGGAAGTCCAGTCCGTACCTGCTCAATTTCATGAAGGACTACAAACTCAAGCAAAAACTGCGCGAGCGGCTGACCACGAGAGGTACGGAAACAAACAGCATTCTTGAGATCCTCCGCAATCATCCCCAAGGGCTACTCGACAAGAAACGATTCGCAGCCTACGCAGCGCTAGAGCCAGCAAACGCCCGCCTACGACTGCTCTTCCAAGAAGTCGTCGATTCAGGGCTGTGGCGGTTGCTTTGGCTGCCTCCATCACTACCGTACTGGCGGCCAGAAGGCGCCTTTGCCTTCGTACGCCAAGCCACCAAGACCCTAATATTCTCTGGCTGGAACGTGGTTCCTGATGCTATCGCCACCATGCTTTCTTACGAAGTGGAACGACTGATGGTCCGCGAAGCGGGCCGGAAGGTCGCTTATGATAATCTTGCAAAAAGATTCCAGATTAACCTGCGTTTGAAAGGTGATCCCGCCAAGCCACAGTTTGCTTTTCGCAACCAAGCCAGTCACATGACCTTGGCTCTCCTCTTTCCGTCTACAACCCTGGCCGCTCTAGCCGATCCGCTGGAACTTGCCAGCACCACCGGTAAGTGTCCACTTCTAGCCGAAGTCCGTGCCATAGTGGCACAAAGAATCCGCGAACGGCTAGAGCCGCTTGTTCCCAGTGGCTTGGAAGACGCGGAGCCTGACTCCGATTGGTACTGGCGGGCGATCATTTTCCTGGAGCGAGACAATTCGCACCTCTTCCGCGACTGGTGCGCAACACATTGGTCCTCAGCGCGTACCGGCAATTTCGAGGATGAGGGTCCTGACGAGTCAGATAGATTTGGGCGCTTCCTTCAGAGTTGGCTGCGAACATGGGACGGCGTCGAGAACTGTACAGGCCGACCGCCGGACGACCTCTGCGAAATTTTGGCCGATATCGCTCTGGCAGGACCTGCTGTTTGTGCACTGCGCGCCCTTCATCGGGCAAGTCCCGGACTCAAGCTCGATGATTTGACCTTGCGGAATTCTGCCGTCTTCGTAGCCAAGGGCCTGTGCAAGCAGTTCAATTCCCCAGAGGCCACGGCTCTCGTCAAAGGCAAGAAAAAAGCCTCAAATTTCTGGCAGCAAGTACTGACCTACTGCGCTGAAGGCAACCTCCAGGCCTTACTTGACGAGCAGGTCCATGTTCTGCGCGAATCATTGGGACTTCTCGATTCGACAGACGAGCAAACAGCCAAAGGCATCGCCGAGGAACTTCATACCGCTCTATCCATCCGCACATCGACCCTCCGACCCGATGAAATCCGTGTGCGTCGAGACAGAGCTGTCATCGACCATTTCCCCATCCGCTGCCACTATGCCATGCGTTTTGGCGAACGCGAAGAGGACAAGTCTGTAGCCCGTAAGGAAGCTGTTCGCTCAGCGTTCAATTCTCCGTTTCGCCCCTTCGTGTTGGCATCTACCTCAGTAGGCCAGGAAGGGTTGGATTTCCATGTCTGGTGCCATTCAGTAGTGCACTGGAACCTGCCGGCCAACCCGGTAGACTTGGAACAGCGAGAGGGTCGCGTTCACCGCTACAAAGGTCACGCGGTTCGCAAGAATGTTGCCGATGCTTTCGGCCTCAATGCCCTGGCAGGTACCTCGACACTTGGCAAAGACCCCTGGCGCATTCTCTTCGAACAGGCTCATGCCACACGGAATGACGGCTGCAACGACCTCGTCCCCTACTGGATCTTCGAAACCGAAGGCGGCGCTAAAGTAGAAAGACGCATTTTGGCCATACCATACAGTCGCGACGAAGGACGCTATCGCCGCTTACAACGCAGCCTTGCCCTCTACCGTATGGTCTTCGGACAGCCGAGGCAGGAGGACCTACTGGAGTATCTTATTAGCCAATTTGGCCCGGACCAAGCCTCGCATATTGCTGAACGTTGGAGCATTCGGCTAGAACCGCCCGGACCGCCACAACGTTGA